The DNA sequence CCCTTTTAGCCCTTTGGTACCCATCTGCTGCTTCAGGAGACCCCTGAGCCAGCCAGACCCAAAAGGCTTCCTTCTACAGCTTGATGGCCTCCTTCACTGCTGGTGTCTTATAGCAGGTTCTCAGGTTGCCGCCCCGACAGGCACCGATTACCTTCCAACTACAACTCTGAGCAGCCACCTCCACAACTAAGGTCCTTAACATGGCCCACTCAGATTCCATGTCCCCAACCTGCCCCGGGATGCAGGAGAAATTCCTCCATAGGTGGGAGTTGAAGACCTCATGGACAGGGGCTTCCACCAGATGTTCCCAGTCCACCCTCACTACTCATTTGGGTCTCCCACGCCTGCCCGGCAACTTCCTCAACCACCTTATCTAACTCACCACCAGGTGGTGATCAGCTCTGCTCCCCTCTTTACCCAATCTAAGACATGCGGCCACAGATCTGATGACACAATTAcaaaatcaatcatcaatctTTGGCCTAAGGTGCTCTGGTACCAGGTACACTTATGAACAACTTTATGCTTGAACATGGTGTTTGTTATGGCCAATCCATGGCTAGCACAGCAGTCCAGCAACATTGCACCACTCAGGTTCAGATCAGGCAGGCTGTTCCTCCCAGTCACTCTCCTCCAGGTTTCTCCATCATTGCCCACATAAGTGTTGAAGTCCCCCAACAACGGTATGGACCCGCGGGGCTGTGCCCCCCCAGGGCCCCACCCAGAGACTCCACGAAGGCCAGATACTCCAAACTGCTGTTCAACGCATACGCACAACAGTCAGAGTCGCCCTCCCAGCAACATGAAGTCGCAAGGAGGCGACCCTCTCGTTCCATGGGGAGAACTCCAACACCGCTGTGCTCAGCCAGGGACTGGTGatataaaatgtgtaatttttcaCCACCAAGTTTCGTGAGTTTCTGAGCACCtttagcccctcaaaaatgtgattcatttacaagaataataatgataatagagaaaaagaagaataataCCTTCAGATACAATAGGCCCTTCCCACCACTCAGTGCTCGAGCCCTAGTAGGCTAGCACAAACTCAGTAGGGATTTAACCTTAACAAGCACATATTAGGTGGCGCTACAGTGACATGTTGCAGTACGTTCATGGGTGCAGTTCTTCTGTGAGTTTTACAAGGTAAGATTTACAGTTTAGATCCTCCACAGAACACATGAAATGACACTGTGGTGgtttatgttttgtttccttGAAATGTGTGCATAGTTGTCAGATTATAAGTTCTTGAGTATATTGTTAACACTTCCATGTTATTTAGCATTTTTCTCAACTTGTCACATCAAATAACTCTCTGTGCTTTCCTTTTAATAGGTTGTTATTGTAAAATCAAGTGATTATGTTCTACACTAATGTAACAAGgataaaacatttcttcatcATTGGATTTCCTGGACTTTCACCAGAGTATTATGGACCTGTGTCAGCCCTGCTTTTTGTGCTCTTCCTAGCTATAGTGGTgggaaatattttcattttagtgtttgttaaatgtgaaagGTCTCTTCACAAACCCACATATCTGATCTTTTGCCACTTGGCATTAACTGATTTAGCATTTGGGATTGTTACTCTACCAAAGATTATATCAAAATATTGGTTTGATTACagcattatttcattttatggtTGCTTTGCCCAAatgtattttgttcattttctagGGGCGACTCATTCTTTCATCTTGATGGTGATGGCTCTTGATCGCTTTACTGCAATTTGTACTCCACTGCGTTATGCAGCCACTTTCACTAACACCACTGTTTCTGTGCTTTGTGGAATATCATGGCTTATGCCAATATCATGGATGGTGGGTATTGTTTTGGATGCTCTTACATTGCCGTTTTGTAATTCAAACATAATTGTGCAGTGCTATTGTGACCACATAGCTATAACAGCACTTGGATGTGAGAATGTAAGAGAAGTTCAGGTAGTTGCTTTTGGTCTTGCCATGTTGAGTTTGTTGTTGCCCTTGGGTTTTATtatcttttcttattttgtcatCATCATTGCTGTTGTGAGAATGTCCAGTTCTGAGGGACGCATGAGGACTCTGTCTACCTGCACACCACAGCTTCTTATCACGTGTCTGTATTATATGCCAAGATGCTTTGTGTACTTGGCAAATAATGTGGGATTCACTTTCAGTGTTCCAGTTCGCATTGTTGTTGTAATGCTGTACAGTCTTTTACCTGCAGCTGTCAACCCGATTATTTACTGTTTCAAAACCAAGGATAtcaaagaaaacttaaaaaagaaattctatagaaagaaaattaatttcatCATGAAAACTGGATGAATTACAATCCAGAAATGTGCAAGGAACCAAATATGTTTCTTAAATCACATCTTGACACTCACTTTTACCAGAGAGCCTTCTAagtaaaacaattcattttttacaatgctgtactttgttttgaaatgtcactatgttattgtattattttgttttctgcttttatattttctctgtcttgtaatttattattttagaatatttgtgtcatttctCTCTGATTTACTATGTTTTAAAGTACTGTACCTATGTAAATAAAatctattatattattattataaaattaaagtAGTATTTATTTCTGATATTGAagactgtgcagagtttgtgtCAACAGTGATCATCTTGAGATCAGAGTAGACACACACTTGAAAGGCAAAAGATGGTGGTAATGCACAGTTCAAGTTCAATGCTGTCAAACCAACTTCAAGCTTAGTTAAATACAATTACATTCCATGTATTCACAAGCTTTAGCGTGCTGGTTTTAATAGTCTCATGCCTCACTCACCGAGCAGTTTAGTGACTACAGACCAGTGGTGGGCTAAGGCTG is a window from the Thunnus thynnus chromosome 7, fThuThy2.1, whole genome shotgun sequence genome containing:
- the LOC137186898 gene encoding olfactory receptor 52E8-like, encoding MFYTNVTRIKHFFIIGFPGLSPEYYGPVSALLFVLFLAIVVGNIFILVFVKCERSLHKPTYLIFCHLALTDLAFGIVTLPKIISKYWFDYSIISFYGCFAQMYFVHFLGATHSFILMVMALDRFTAICTPLRYAATFTNTTVSVLCGISWLMPISWMVGIVLDALTLPFCNSNIIVQCYCDHIAITALGCENVREVQVVAFGLAMLSLLLPLGFIIFSYFVIIIAVVRMSSSEGRMRTLSTCTPQLLITCLYYMPRCFVYLANNVGFTFSVPVRIVVVMLYSLLPAAVNPIIYCFKTKDIKENLKKKFYRKKINFIMKTG